One genomic region from Anolis sagrei isolate rAnoSag1 chromosome 7, rAnoSag1.mat, whole genome shotgun sequence encodes:
- the LOC132782387 gene encoding FXYD domain-containing ion transport regulator 6-like — translation MERTLVFLWSLLVPVMLADVADQEKEKDPFNYDYQTLRIGGLVFAVVFFTVGILLILSRRCKCSFNQKPRAPGDAEAPGENLIASNATGAQKAEN, via the exons ATGGAAAGGACCCTCGTCTTCCTTTGGTCCCTGCTGGTCCCAGTGATGCTGGCGGATG TTGCTGaccaagaaaaggagaaggaccCCTTCAACtatg ACTACCAGACCCTCCGGATCGGCGGCCTGGTCTTTGCCGTGGTCTTCTTCACCGTTGGGATCCTGCTCATCCTGA GCAGACGGTGTAAGTGCAGCTTCAACCAAAAGCCAAG gGCTCCTGGAGATGCAGAGGCACCAGGGGAGAATCTGATTGCCTCCAATG CCACCGGAGCACAAAAAGCCGAGAACTGA